The following proteins come from a genomic window of Hymenobacter canadensis:
- a CDS encoding KpsF/GutQ family sugar-phosphate isomerase translates to MKAQNELHSIAKNVLLQEAEAIRGVADAIALTPDFALCVEAILSLRGRVVVTGIGKSAHIAGKIVATLNSTGTPALFMHAADAIHGDLGMIQAEDFVVAISKSGDTPEIKVLVPLLKRKGVPLAALVSNADSYLAQQASYVLHAPVTREACPHNLAPTTSTTAALALGDALAVCLLESRDFTRQDFARLHPGGTLGKQLYLKVGDLSRQNQQPQVQDDAPLKDIILEISGKRLGATAVLDAAGQLQGIITDGDLRRMLSTFAGRLEDVRARDILTPQPMSVDVDDFAVEALARMQQRNITQLIVTEQGRFSGFIHLHDLLREGLV, encoded by the coding sequence TTGAAAGCACAGAACGAGCTTCATTCCATCGCAAAAAATGTGCTTCTGCAGGAAGCAGAAGCCATCAGGGGCGTGGCAGACGCTATTGCGCTGACGCCAGATTTTGCACTATGCGTAGAGGCGATTTTGTCTTTGCGGGGACGGGTAGTGGTGACCGGCATTGGCAAAAGCGCCCACATTGCCGGCAAAATAGTGGCCACGCTGAACTCAACGGGCACTCCGGCGCTGTTTATGCACGCCGCCGATGCCATCCACGGCGACCTGGGCATGATTCAGGCTGAGGACTTCGTGGTAGCCATCAGCAAGAGCGGCGACACGCCCGAAATAAAAGTGCTGGTGCCCCTGCTTAAGCGCAAAGGCGTGCCGCTGGCAGCTCTCGTCAGCAACGCCGACTCCTACCTGGCCCAGCAGGCCAGCTACGTGCTGCACGCCCCCGTCACGCGCGAAGCGTGCCCGCACAACCTGGCCCCTACCACCAGCACCACGGCGGCCCTGGCCCTCGGCGACGCGCTGGCCGTGTGCCTGCTCGAAAGCCGCGACTTCACCCGTCAGGATTTCGCCCGCCTGCACCCTGGCGGCACGCTCGGCAAGCAGCTCTACCTGAAAGTAGGCGACCTGAGCCGCCAGAACCAGCAGCCCCAGGTGCAGGACGATGCGCCGCTGAAAGACATCATCCTGGAAATATCCGGCAAGCGCCTTGGGGCCACGGCTGTGCTAGACGCCGCCGGCCAGCTGCAGGGCATCATCACCGACGGCGACCTGCGCCGCATGCTCAGTACCTTCGCCGGCCGCCTGGAAGACGTGCGCGCCCGCGACATTCTCACGCCCCAGCCCATGAGCGTCGATGTTGACGATTTTGCGGTGGAGGCCTTGGCCCGCATGCAGCAGCGCAACATCACGCAGCTCATCGTTACGGAGCAGGGCCGCTTCAGCGGCTTCATCCATCTGCACGATCTGCTGCGCGAAGGGTTGGTGTAG
- the recQ gene encoding DNA helicase RecQ, with protein sequence MPAVNTAVSSTPDLKGKLKEVFGYGQFRGTQEAIIQNVIEGHNTFVIMPTGAGKSLCYQLPALVLPGTAIVISPLIALMKNQVDQLNAFGVNAQFLNSTLTKAEMNRVKRDVISGEVKLLYVAPESLTKDETIEFLQKATISFVAIDEAHCISEWGHDFRPEYRRIRGIIDNIGQVPIIALTATATPKVQLDIQKNLQMDDASVFKTSFNRTNLYYEVRPKHNTKKQLIQYVKQRKGLGGIIYCLSRKKVEEIAELLKVNDVRALPYHAGLDPHVRMANQDAFLNEDADVIVATIAFGMGIDKPDVRFVIHYDTPKSIEGYYQETGRGGRDGLDGDCLMFYSYDDIVKLEKFNKDKPVTERDNSKLLLQEMANYADSAVCRRKQLLHYFGETYPTDCGFCDNCKHPKERFEAKDEVAMALKAVVQTEQRFGLDHIGTVLMGMNNAHVESYGHNGLPIYGQGKHHDAQFWHSLLRQCLIFGLLEKDIESFGVVKITDKGMEFIDNPHSIKLTKDHDYDEEVKEELEQEGVQQAAGHDEALFQMLKDLRKKMAKEKNLPPYVLFQDPSLKEMATTFPLKMDDLAHVGGVGQGKATKFGTPFLALIKKYVDDNDIETATDVVVKSAVNKSKIKIYIIQQIDKKMDLEEIASSKGIDMRELMEEIEHICYSGTKLNLDYYIDGVLDYERQEEIYDYFMSASTDNIAVALKELGSDEYTEEDLRLMRIKFLSEVAN encoded by the coding sequence ATGCCAGCCGTGAATACCGCAGTCAGTTCAACACCTGATTTGAAGGGCAAATTAAAGGAAGTTTTTGGGTACGGGCAGTTCCGGGGTACGCAGGAGGCCATTATCCAGAACGTCATCGAAGGCCACAACACGTTTGTGATTATGCCTACCGGCGCCGGCAAAAGCCTTTGCTATCAGCTGCCCGCGCTGGTGCTGCCGGGTACGGCCATCGTTATTTCGCCGCTCATCGCCCTGATGAAAAACCAGGTCGACCAGCTGAATGCTTTCGGCGTGAACGCCCAGTTTCTGAACTCCACGCTCACCAAAGCAGAGATGAACCGGGTGAAGCGCGACGTCATCAGCGGCGAAGTGAAGCTGCTGTACGTGGCGCCCGAAAGCCTCACCAAAGACGAAACCATCGAGTTTCTGCAGAAAGCTACCATCAGCTTCGTAGCCATCGATGAGGCCCACTGCATTTCGGAGTGGGGCCACGACTTCCGGCCGGAGTACCGCCGCATCCGCGGCATTATCGACAACATCGGGCAGGTGCCCATCATTGCCCTCACGGCCACGGCCACGCCCAAAGTGCAGCTGGATATCCAGAAAAACCTGCAGATGGACGACGCCTCGGTGTTCAAGACCAGCTTCAACCGCACCAACCTCTACTATGAGGTGCGGCCCAAACACAACACCAAGAAGCAGCTGATTCAGTACGTGAAGCAGCGCAAAGGCCTGGGCGGCATTATCTATTGCCTGAGCCGCAAAAAGGTGGAAGAAATTGCCGAGCTGCTGAAGGTCAACGACGTGCGGGCCCTGCCCTACCACGCCGGCCTCGACCCACACGTGCGCATGGCCAACCAGGACGCTTTTCTGAACGAGGACGCCGACGTCATCGTGGCGACCATTGCCTTCGGCATGGGCATCGACAAGCCCGATGTGCGCTTCGTGATTCACTACGACACGCCCAAAAGCATTGAGGGCTACTACCAAGAAACCGGCCGCGGCGGCCGCGACGGCCTGGACGGCGACTGCCTAATGTTCTACAGCTACGACGACATCGTGAAGCTGGAGAAGTTCAACAAGGACAAGCCCGTGACGGAGCGCGACAACAGCAAGCTGCTGCTCCAGGAAATGGCCAACTACGCCGATTCGGCCGTGTGCCGGCGCAAGCAGCTGCTGCACTACTTCGGCGAAACCTACCCCACCGACTGCGGCTTCTGCGACAACTGCAAGCACCCCAAGGAGCGGTTTGAGGCGAAGGATGAGGTGGCTATGGCGCTGAAGGCCGTGGTCCAGACTGAGCAGCGGTTTGGCCTCGACCACATCGGGACCGTGCTGATGGGCATGAACAATGCGCACGTGGAGAGCTACGGCCATAATGGCCTGCCGATCTACGGGCAGGGCAAGCACCACGACGCGCAGTTCTGGCACTCGTTGTTGCGGCAGTGCCTGATTTTCGGTTTATTGGAGAAGGATATTGAAAGCTTTGGCGTTGTAAAAATCACCGACAAGGGTATGGAATTCATCGACAATCCCCATTCGATTAAGCTCACCAAAGACCACGACTACGACGAGGAGGTGAAGGAGGAGCTGGAGCAGGAAGGCGTGCAGCAGGCCGCCGGCCACGACGAAGCGCTGTTCCAGATGCTCAAGGACCTGCGCAAGAAGATGGCCAAGGAGAAAAACCTGCCGCCGTACGTGCTCTTCCAGGATCCGAGCCTAAAGGAAATGGCCACCACCTTCCCGCTAAAGATGGACGACCTCGCCCACGTGGGCGGCGTCGGGCAGGGCAAGGCCACCAAGTTTGGCACGCCGTTTCTGGCCCTGATCAAAAAGTACGTCGACGACAACGACATCGAAACCGCCACCGACGTGGTGGTAAAGTCGGCCGTCAACAAGTCGAAAATCAAGATTTACATCATTCAGCAGATCGATAAGAAGATGGACCTGGAAGAAATTGCTTCCTCGAAGGGCATTGACATGCGTGAGTTGATGGAGGAAATCGAGCACATCTGCTACTCCGGCACCAAGCTCAACCTTGACTACTACATCGACGGCGTGTTGGATTACGAGCGCCAGGAGGAAATCTACGACTACTTCATGTCGGCCAGCACCGACAACATTGCTGTGGCCCTGAAAGAGCTCGGCTCCGATGAATACACTGAAGAGGATCTGCGTTTGATGCGCATTAAGTTTCTGAGCGAAGTGGCCAACTAG
- a CDS encoding BrxA/BrxB family bacilliredoxin — protein MATYPEYMVAPIRQDLTEAGFEQLMTPEEVDAVLNEQSGTVLVAVNSVCGCAASKARPALKMAVSSSDKKPAKLVTVFAGMETDAVAKVREHLLPYPPSSPSIALFKDGELVHMIERYHIEGNDLMRIVNNLQGAFEEHC, from the coding sequence ATGGCTACGTACCCCGAATACATGGTTGCCCCCATCCGCCAGGACCTCACCGAGGCCGGCTTCGAGCAACTGATGACCCCCGAAGAAGTGGACGCCGTCCTCAACGAGCAGAGCGGCACCGTGCTGGTAGCCGTTAACTCGGTATGTGGCTGTGCCGCTTCCAAAGCCCGCCCGGCCCTGAAAATGGCCGTGTCCAGCTCCGATAAGAAGCCCGCCAAGCTCGTGACGGTATTTGCCGGCATGGAAACCGACGCTGTAGCCAAGGTGCGCGAGCATCTGCTGCCGTATCCGCCCAGCAGCCCTAGCATTGCCCTCTTCAAAGACGGTGAGCTGGTGCATATGATTGAGCGCTACCACATCGAAGGCAACGACCTTATGCGCATCGTCAACAACCTGCAGGGCGCTTTCGAGGAGCACTGCTAA
- a CDS encoding tetratricopeptide repeat protein — protein sequence MLKLILLLAVGSLLPLAATAQVDTVRATTLPPAQQAERLYNSGVAKFNQKSYRAALQDFDRALAAKPDFAKAYYNRAAVRYELQEYQPAVQDYDAAIKLDPASGTAYFGRGQAREALKQPAEAEQDYSKAVETNPAYAPAWYYRGALRFEKGEYKAAKADFEQATKADPTYAYAWHDRASAERQLQEYPAAIQDYTRALTLQPELLPALLNRAGTKRRAGDLKGALQDYTQYLQKKQDNPVAYTNRGAARYEAADYKGAAEDFGRAIELDGAYAFAWNNRAAAFLKLEDYKKAEADAGKAIALNPQYAEAYLNRGHAREMLRNADGACQDWRKAAELGLEIGTNYAANSGCGE from the coding sequence ATGTTAAAACTGATACTGTTGCTGGCGGTCGGCAGCCTGCTGCCCCTGGCGGCCACCGCCCAGGTAGATACCGTGCGCGCCACCACCTTGCCGCCCGCCCAACAGGCCGAACGGCTGTACAACAGCGGCGTGGCCAAGTTTAACCAGAAAAGCTACCGCGCGGCCCTGCAGGATTTCGACCGGGCGCTGGCGGCCAAGCCCGACTTTGCCAAAGCCTATTACAATCGCGCCGCCGTCCGCTACGAGCTACAGGAGTACCAGCCGGCCGTGCAGGATTATGATGCCGCCATCAAGCTGGACCCGGCCAGCGGCACCGCGTATTTTGGGCGCGGCCAAGCCCGGGAAGCACTGAAACAGCCCGCCGAGGCCGAGCAGGACTATTCCAAAGCCGTAGAAACCAACCCGGCCTACGCCCCGGCTTGGTACTACCGCGGCGCCCTGCGCTTCGAGAAAGGGGAGTACAAAGCGGCCAAGGCCGATTTCGAGCAGGCCACCAAGGCCGACCCCACTTACGCTTACGCCTGGCACGACCGGGCCAGCGCCGAGCGCCAGCTGCAGGAGTATCCGGCCGCCATCCAGGACTACACCCGCGCCCTCACGCTGCAGCCCGAGTTGCTGCCGGCCCTGCTGAACCGCGCCGGCACCAAGCGCCGCGCCGGCGACCTGAAAGGGGCTCTGCAGGACTACACGCAGTATCTGCAGAAAAAGCAGGACAACCCCGTGGCCTATACCAACCGCGGCGCCGCCCGCTACGAGGCCGCCGACTACAAAGGCGCCGCCGAGGATTTCGGGCGCGCCATTGAGCTGGACGGGGCCTACGCCTTTGCCTGGAACAACCGCGCCGCCGCTTTCCTCAAGCTGGAAGACTACAAAAAGGCCGAAGCCGACGCCGGCAAAGCCATTGCCCTCAACCCGCAGTACGCCGAAGCCTACCTCAACCGCGGCCACGCCCGCGAGATGCTGCGCAACGCCGACGGCGCCTGCCAGGACTGGCGCAAAGCCGCCGAGCTGGGCCTGGAAATCGGCACCAACTATGCCGCTAACTCCGGCTGCGGCGAGTAG
- a CDS encoding OmpA family protein → MYKYLLALLLLSSAAQAQSVEFSKDRFGNDKDGLRAALKEIKLGDEWYLNDPPRYEQALPHYLEAQKLNAENAELNLKIGDCYLHSGFKPRALAYLQKAYQLNAGVDPRIHYLLGRGLHLNGKWAAAIAEYKQATPATGTKNTAGFTQDIQKKIKECENGRLLEAKPIRVFVDNAGPGVNSPYPDYGPVISADESVMLFTSRRQGSTGGEKDPESGGFFEDVYQSVRSGDAWGPARSLGETVNTAGHDATVGLAPDAQRLLVYMEDNGGDLHESNLRGAEWSKPKQLGTRINSKAHESSAAYTPDGRSLLFVSDKPGGLGSRDIYKVEMEGRGPAVNLGPAINTPYGEEGVFLHPDGKTMYFSSEGHNSMGGYDIFRSTYENGKWGAPENLGWPINTPDDDVFFVISASGRHGYYSSFRDDGLGSKDIYQITFLGAEKAPALSQEDQLLASRVQPVKETQLAPAVPVATAQVTILKGTITDAASKQPLEATIDVIDNSRNENIASFKANAQSGRYLVSLPSGVNYGIVVRQDGYLFHSENFDLPAGTAYSEVVKDIQLKKLDVGVKVVLNNIFFDFDKATLRKESTGELERLQKLLTETPALRLEISGHTDNVGNAAYNKDLSQRRAKTVVDYLVTKGVAKDRLTFAGYGDTQPVAPNTTKAGRQQNRRTEFKVTGK, encoded by the coding sequence ATGTATAAATACCTACTCGCCCTGCTCCTGCTTTCCTCGGCCGCGCAGGCCCAAAGCGTGGAGTTCAGCAAAGACCGGTTCGGCAACGACAAGGATGGGCTGCGGGCGGCACTCAAGGAAATCAAGCTCGGCGACGAGTGGTACCTCAACGACCCGCCCCGCTACGAGCAGGCCCTGCCGCACTACCTGGAAGCCCAGAAGCTCAACGCCGAAAACGCTGAGCTGAACCTCAAGATCGGGGATTGTTACCTGCATTCGGGGTTTAAGCCGCGGGCGCTGGCGTATTTGCAGAAGGCCTACCAGCTCAACGCCGGCGTCGATCCGCGCATCCACTACCTGCTGGGGCGCGGGCTGCACCTGAACGGCAAGTGGGCGGCGGCCATTGCCGAATACAAGCAGGCCACGCCCGCCACCGGCACCAAAAACACGGCCGGCTTCACGCAGGACATCCAGAAGAAAATCAAAGAGTGTGAAAACGGCCGCCTGCTGGAAGCCAAGCCCATCCGGGTGTTCGTAGACAACGCCGGACCGGGCGTAAACTCTCCCTACCCCGACTACGGCCCCGTTATTTCGGCCGATGAGTCGGTGATGCTGTTCACCTCGCGCCGCCAGGGCTCTACCGGCGGCGAGAAAGACCCCGAATCGGGCGGCTTCTTCGAGGACGTGTACCAGAGTGTCCGTAGCGGCGACGCCTGGGGCCCGGCCCGCAGCCTCGGCGAAACCGTGAATACCGCCGGCCACGACGCCACCGTGGGCCTCGCGCCCGACGCCCAGCGCCTGCTGGTGTACATGGAAGACAATGGCGGCGACCTGCACGAAAGCAACCTGCGCGGCGCCGAGTGGAGCAAGCCCAAGCAGCTGGGCACCCGTATCAACAGCAAGGCGCACGAGTCGTCGGCGGCCTACACGCCGGATGGACGCAGCCTGTTGTTTGTGAGCGACAAGCCCGGCGGGCTGGGTTCGCGCGACATCTACAAAGTGGAAATGGAAGGCCGCGGTCCGGCTGTGAACCTCGGCCCCGCCATCAATACACCCTACGGCGAGGAAGGCGTGTTTCTGCACCCCGATGGCAAAACCATGTACTTCTCCAGCGAGGGCCACAACTCGATGGGCGGCTACGACATCTTCCGCTCCACGTACGAAAACGGTAAGTGGGGCGCCCCCGAAAACCTGGGCTGGCCCATCAATACGCCTGATGATGACGTATTCTTCGTGATTTCGGCCTCGGGCCGGCACGGCTATTATTCGTCGTTCCGCGACGACGGCCTGGGCTCCAAGGACATCTACCAGATTACATTTCTGGGGGCCGAAAAGGCGCCGGCGCTCAGCCAGGAAGACCAGCTGCTAGCCTCCCGCGTGCAGCCCGTAAAGGAAACCCAGCTGGCCCCGGCCGTGCCCGTGGCCACCGCCCAGGTGACCATCCTGAAAGGCACTATCACGGATGCCGCCAGCAAGCAGCCCCTGGAGGCCACCATTGATGTAATTGACAACTCGCGTAACGAAAACATTGCCTCGTTCAAGGCCAATGCGCAGTCGGGCCGCTACCTGGTGAGTTTGCCCTCGGGCGTGAACTACGGCATTGTGGTGCGGCAGGACGGCTACCTGTTCCACTCCGAAAACTTCGATCTGCCGGCCGGCACGGCCTATTCGGAGGTCGTGAAGGACATTCAGCTCAAGAAGCTGGACGTGGGCGTGAAAGTGGTGCTCAACAACATCTTCTTCGACTTCGACAAGGCCACGCTGCGCAAGGAAAGCACCGGCGAGCTGGAGCGCCTGCAGAAGCTGCTCACCGAAACGCCCGCCCTGCGCCTGGAAATCTCGGGCCACACCGACAACGTGGGCAATGCCGCCTACAACAAAGACCTG